A genomic region of Desulfosarcina ovata subsp. ovata contains the following coding sequences:
- a CDS encoding AMP-binding protein has protein sequence MSLADVKPYEIERADLYERRRWWFGMTLGDMFDKACDIYPDKEALVGEDKRYTYQQLRRLVENMAYNLLQEGFKKGDTVLLQAPNWPEFVISYFALQKAGLVLVLLTINHTAREIAHLADLTQPKGWILPGRYRKTDFMPIIEKVRDQNVDLEKIILLREKKRQGFLNFDNLVETDADRENIQSVLAKARPDPRDVCQILPSGGTTGLPKGAPRTHNDYICNLEYLAKAWDVNSTDKILVASTVGHNLALVACVTPSVFHGATLVLLDSTYPEDFCKVVQKEKITCTGLVPTLISRIVNHGDLDQYDLSSMQRIYVGASNSPPELVRKVEQNIGARYINAFGMVEGPLAQSRPYDSPEVRQQTIGRPCCPYEDFVTLNAFAEINPRGVEGELAGRGPGIFTGYLKHPQANQESFTSDGYFRTGDLAVIDEQGYIRITGRIKDIIIRGGENIAARDVEDLISSHPKVEYIAAVGMPDKDLGEQVCAYVKLVSGERVDDQELIEYLIKLEAAKHLIPARFEFLDKIPLTAAGKADKKILRKDIEDKLRNEA, from the coding sequence ATGTCGTTAGCGGACGTAAAACCTTATGAGATAGAAAGAGCGGATCTTTACGAAAGACGCAGGTGGTGGTTCGGCATGACGTTGGGAGACATGTTCGATAAGGCCTGTGATATATATCCTGACAAAGAAGCCTTGGTGGGAGAAGACAAACGGTATACGTATCAACAGTTAAGGCGGCTTGTTGAAAATATGGCCTATAACCTTTTGCAGGAAGGATTTAAAAAGGGGGATACGGTATTGCTTCAGGCGCCCAACTGGCCCGAATTTGTCATTTCCTACTTTGCACTGCAAAAGGCCGGATTGGTCTTGGTTTTACTCACCATCAATCACACGGCCCGTGAAATTGCTCATTTGGCGGATTTAACACAACCTAAAGGCTGGATCCTACCCGGACGGTATCGAAAGACCGATTTTATGCCGATTATTGAAAAGGTGCGTGATCAAAATGTCGATCTTGAAAAAATCATTTTGCTCAGAGAAAAGAAGCGTCAAGGCTTTCTGAATTTTGATAATCTTGTGGAAACAGATGCGGATCGGGAAAACATCCAGTCTGTATTGGCCAAGGCTCGACCCGATCCAAGAGATGTTTGTCAGATTCTACCCTCCGGGGGCACGACCGGTCTGCCCAAAGGCGCGCCTAGAACCCATAACGACTATATTTGTAACTTGGAGTACTTGGCCAAAGCATGGGATGTCAATTCAACGGATAAGATTTTAGTGGCCTCCACGGTAGGGCACAATCTCGCCCTTGTGGCTTGTGTGACGCCGTCCGTATTTCATGGCGCTACGCTGGTGTTGCTCGATTCCACATACCCCGAGGATTTTTGCAAAGTCGTTCAAAAAGAGAAAATAACCTGTACCGGATTGGTTCCCACGCTGATCAGCCGCATCGTCAACCATGGCGACCTGGATCAATACGACCTGTCTTCCATGCAGCGGATCTATGTGGGCGCATCCAACAGTCCGCCGGAACTGGTCCGAAAAGTGGAGCAGAACATCGGTGCCCGTTACATCAATGCATTCGGTATGGTGGAAGGCCCTTTGGCCCAGTCGCGTCCCTATGATTCCCCCGAAGTGCGACAGCAGACCATTGGAAGGCCTTGTTGCCCCTATGAAGATTTTGTCACGCTTAACGCATTCGCCGAAATCAATCCCAGGGGGGTGGAAGGTGAATTAGCAGGCAGGGGGCCTGGGATTTTTACCGGGTATTTGAAGCATCCTCAGGCCAACCAGGAATCCTTTACTTCGGATGGGTATTTTCGTACCGGTGATCTGGCTGTCATCGACGAGCAGGGTTACATTCGCATCACCGGAAGAATCAAGGACATTATCATCAGAGGCGGAGAAAACATCGCGGCGCGGGATGTTGAAGATCTGATTTCTTCGCATCCCAAAGTGGAGTATATCGCGGCGGTCGGAATGCCGGACAAGGATCTGGGAGAACAGGTCTGTGCATATGTCAAACTCGTATCAGGGGAAAGGGTCGATGATCAGGAATTGATCGAGTATCTGATAAAGCTCGAAGCGGCCAAACACCTTATTCCCGCGCGATTCGAATTTTTGGACAAAATACCTTTGACCGCCGCCGGTAAAGCGGACAAAAAGATTCTGAGAAAAGATATAGAAGATAAGTTACGTAATGAGGCTTAA
- a CDS encoding enoyl-CoA hydratase/isomerase family protein has product MDAVLNKKGPIATITINREASYNALNQHVLGQLKAVFKELESDSDVMCAIITGAGQKAFVAGADIHEIKNAGPGRVAVIREGLNVFSKISHSSKVIIAAVNGYALGGGCELAMACDIRLASEKAKFALPEASLGLMPGYGGTQRLPRLVGVGKAKYMMFSGQMIDAAQALAFGLVEKVCKAETLMQEAEALARSLSKKGPLALKAIKQAINSGMDMPLAAAIEYEFEQYGKIAVSQDAEEGMNAFIEKREPVFKGA; this is encoded by the coding sequence ATGGATGCTGTTCTAAATAAAAAAGGCCCCATCGCCACTATTACCATAAACCGAGAGGCGTCCTACAATGCGCTTAATCAACATGTTTTAGGACAGCTAAAGGCCGTGTTTAAAGAACTTGAAAGCGATTCGGACGTTATGTGCGCCATCATCACCGGAGCCGGTCAAAAGGCTTTTGTAGCCGGTGCGGATATTCACGAGATCAAAAACGCGGGACCGGGAAGGGTGGCTGTGATTCGCGAAGGGTTGAACGTGTTTTCCAAGATCAGCCATTCCAGCAAAGTGATTATTGCAGCAGTGAATGGGTATGCCCTGGGCGGCGGATGCGAATTGGCGATGGCCTGCGATATCCGCTTGGCATCGGAGAAAGCCAAATTCGCCCTTCCTGAAGCCTCGCTCGGCCTCATGCCAGGATATGGCGGTACCCAACGCCTGCCTCGGCTCGTCGGTGTTGGAAAAGCCAAGTACATGATGTTTTCCGGCCAAATGATTGATGCCGCCCAAGCCCTTGCCTTTGGACTCGTTGAAAAGGTGTGTAAGGCAGAAACGTTGATGCAAGAGGCTGAGGCGCTGGCCCGGAGCCTTTCGAAAAAAGGACCACTGGCTCTTAAAGCCATCAAACAGGCCATTAACAGTGGAATGGACATGCCGCTTGCGGCCGCCATTGAATATGAGTTTGAACAATACGGAAAAATCGCTGTTTCCCAAGATGCCGAGGAAGGAATGAACGCTTTTATTGAAAAAAGAGAACCTGTTTTCAAAGGAGCATGA
- a CDS encoding NADH:flavin oxidoreductase — protein sequence MAFTQLFSPISIGKLTLPNRIQRTSMVSGLATEDGHVTPEIIARYKREAKGGVGCIVVEAAVVLPSRSSYNLRISDDSFVDDLKGLVDGIREVNPEVKIGLQVVHFLKIAKSGWRQKVSDFKLEDIPVIVEQHVNACKRAKAAGFEFVELHMAHAYTLSSFLSLANDRTDEYGGALKNRMKLPIAVYEACRKEMGNDFPLGIRINGEDFHIMGTTLLQSTQIAKKFAALGVDYISVSGGSRFEDAPTPEPNSPPDPMAGYAGHRMSPWWWFPDGTHVYLATDIRKAVREAGYETPIIIAGKIRTPGHAEKIIEAQSADIIGLCRALLCDPDWPVKAKADKAKDIVRCTACNWCLESDSRMEKVNCSRWPEGNLNAPLPWNKKDARASKLSKAAE from the coding sequence ATGGCATTCACACAACTTTTTTCGCCGATTAGCATCGGAAAGCTAACCCTTCCCAACAGAATTCAACGAACTTCCATGGTATCGGGATTGGCAACGGAAGACGGGCATGTCACCCCGGAGATCATTGCAAGATACAAACGGGAGGCAAAAGGCGGAGTCGGCTGCATTGTTGTGGAGGCGGCAGTGGTACTGCCTTCGAGAAGTTCATACAATCTTCGGATCAGTGACGACAGTTTTGTGGATGACCTGAAGGGACTGGTGGATGGCATACGGGAAGTGAACCCGGAGGTGAAAATCGGGCTGCAGGTCGTTCATTTTTTGAAAATCGCCAAGAGTGGATGGCGGCAGAAAGTGTCTGATTTTAAACTGGAGGATATCCCCGTTATCGTTGAGCAGCATGTAAACGCTTGCAAACGTGCAAAAGCGGCAGGATTCGAGTTTGTCGAACTTCACATGGCTCATGCCTATACCCTGTCCTCGTTTTTGTCCCTGGCAAACGATCGAACCGATGAATACGGCGGAGCCTTGAAAAACCGCATGAAGCTTCCCATTGCGGTCTATGAAGCCTGCCGGAAGGAGATGGGCAACGATTTTCCGCTGGGGATCCGGATCAATGGGGAAGATTTCCATATCATGGGGACCACGTTGCTGCAAAGTACACAGATTGCAAAAAAATTCGCTGCGTTGGGAGTTGACTACATCAGCGTTTCGGGAGGCAGCAGGTTCGAAGATGCTCCCACGCCGGAACCGAATTCACCCCCGGATCCCATGGCTGGATATGCCGGACATAGAATGAGCCCCTGGTGGTGGTTCCCCGATGGTACACACGTTTATCTGGCGACTGACATCCGAAAAGCTGTCCGAGAAGCAGGATACGAAACCCCGATCATCATTGCAGGGAAAATTCGGACTCCCGGACATGCGGAGAAGATTATCGAAGCGCAGAGCGCAGATATAATAGGCCTGTGCAGGGCATTGCTGTGCGATCCAGATTGGCCCGTGAAGGCGAAAGCGGACAAAGCCAAGGATATTGTACGGTGTACCGCATGCAACTGGTGTCTGGAATCCGATTCCCGAATGGAAAAGGTGAACTGCTCTAGATGGCCGGAAGGCAATCTGAATGCACCGCTTCCTTGGAATAAAAAAGATGCGCGGGCCAGCAAGTTGTCGAAAGCAGCTGAATAA
- a CDS encoding 3-hydroxyacyl-CoA dehydrogenase family protein, producing the protein MEIKKIGVLGTGQMGSGIIQVLAQSGYDVIGVDASEQMVDKCVQSIDKRLAGRVQKGKMRQEEKDAVMARISTSQKMEDLSDCDLIEEAIPEILELKKEAFSKLDNLCKPETIFGTNTSGLSVTDMAAAVKRGDKLLGVHFHKPAPVMRLLELVRTIMTSTETIETVKAFGETLSKTVVVAPDVGGFIVTRLFTPFLLGAVRMLEEDIATRDEIDVSMKLAVNHPMGPLQVVDFIGLDTELSIAESLYEETKDPKYAPPVLLKKMVSAGWLGIKTGKGFYEYNEA; encoded by the coding sequence ATGGAAATTAAAAAAATTGGTGTTCTGGGTACGGGTCAGATGGGCAGCGGCATCATTCAGGTTCTCGCCCAGTCGGGGTATGATGTTATTGGTGTGGATGCTTCCGAACAGATGGTCGACAAATGTGTCCAATCCATTGACAAACGATTGGCCGGCCGCGTCCAAAAAGGCAAGATGCGCCAGGAAGAAAAAGATGCTGTAATGGCGCGGATCAGCACATCTCAAAAGATGGAAGATTTAAGTGATTGTGATTTAATCGAGGAGGCCATCCCCGAAATTTTGGAATTAAAGAAAGAGGCTTTCTCGAAGCTGGATAACCTATGCAAGCCGGAAACAATATTCGGCACCAACACCTCCGGTCTATCGGTGACCGATATGGCGGCTGCCGTCAAACGAGGGGACAAACTGTTGGGTGTGCATTTTCATAAACCCGCACCGGTAATGAGATTGCTCGAGTTGGTTAGAACCATCATGACCAGCACCGAAACGATTGAAACAGTAAAAGCTTTTGGGGAGACCCTCAGCAAAACCGTGGTGGTGGCCCCGGACGTCGGCGGGTTTATCGTCACACGACTGTTTACTCCATTTCTGCTGGGTGCTGTAAGGATGTTGGAAGAGGATATTGCCACGCGTGACGAAATCGATGTCTCCATGAAATTGGCCGTCAATCATCCCATGGGCCCGCTTCAGGTGGTGGACTTCATTGGTCTGGACACGGAACTTTCCATTGCCGAAAGTCTTTACGAAGAAACAAAGGACCCAAAATACGCCCCGCCGGTGCTGCTTAAAAAGATGGTTTCCGCCGGCTGGCTGGGGATTAAAACAGGCAAAGGGTTTTACGAATACAACGAAGCATAG
- a CDS encoding molybdopterin-dependent oxidoreductase, giving the protein MEVIKTDCGLCINCCGINAYVEDGKLIKVEGIEDHWLNKGAICPKGERVPEYVYSANRVKTPLKKVDGKFQSVSWDQALQEIGDKLLELKDKYGAKTLATYTGSVGVEHFEMAAFNQRFRGAYGSPNFFNAEGNCFRSRILARQITFGRYPVEEPANADCIILWGRNPDESYFPMGRIIRDAVKAGASLITIDVRRIPISKHGIFMQPRPGTDAAIGQAMIHVIIKEGLYDKEFVEKYCHGFDKLAESVADCTPEWAAKVTGVGAAEIRMISRMFANANAGCIVEGVGGMNQGTNGLQNHRLYSILQAITGNVERPGGWVTCPMIRLADMRLTDKIEGNALGYDEFPVFHQFGKNPPPYGSSSLMCDTMITGNPYPIKAFICSGGNPAVTFADTKRFNAAMKNQDLIVVMDPMMTETANLADYVLPACTCFEETGIGGFPYGISYCEPWIMLRKAVIEPLYESKSIWWIWSELGRKMGYEEYFPWNSDEEVAEHFFSTSGITMQQLKDNPEGLYFGKKEYGYHEKKGFFTASKKVELYSDRMAELGADPIPVHVEPEQSKVSNPELAKEYPEVLNTGARTVEYIDAQMRDTTLRVVRPEPEAEINTATADKYNIFDGELIGIETPRGSIKMRALVTPDILPGVVNVPHGWADANCNVLLDAELLDPVSGYITMRGVACRLVKLS; this is encoded by the coding sequence ATGGAAGTCATTAAAACCGATTGTGGCCTATGTATCAACTGTTGCGGCATCAATGCATATGTTGAAGACGGCAAGCTGATCAAAGTGGAGGGAATTGAGGATCATTGGCTCAACAAAGGCGCCATTTGTCCCAAGGGCGAACGCGTTCCCGAATATGTCTATTCCGCCAACCGCGTCAAGACCCCGTTGAAGAAGGTCGACGGCAAATTCCAGTCGGTCTCCTGGGACCAGGCATTGCAGGAAATCGGCGACAAGCTACTGGAGCTCAAAGACAAATACGGCGCCAAAACCCTGGCCACCTATACCGGCTCCGTCGGTGTGGAACACTTTGAAATGGCCGCCTTCAACCAGCGCTTCCGCGGTGCTTACGGCAGCCCCAACTTCTTCAACGCAGAAGGAAACTGCTTCCGCTCCCGTATCCTCGCCCGCCAGATCACCTTTGGCCGCTATCCGGTGGAAGAACCGGCCAACGCCGACTGTATCATTCTCTGGGGCCGCAACCCGGATGAAAGCTACTTTCCCATGGGTCGCATCATCCGTGATGCCGTCAAAGCCGGCGCATCCCTGATCACCATCGATGTGCGTCGCATTCCCATCTCCAAACATGGCATTTTCATGCAGCCGCGTCCGGGCACGGACGCGGCCATCGGCCAGGCCATGATCCATGTGATCATCAAAGAAGGGCTGTATGACAAGGAGTTTGTCGAAAAATACTGCCATGGTTTTGACAAACTGGCCGAATCCGTCGCCGACTGCACGCCCGAATGGGCCGCCAAGGTCACCGGTGTGGGCGCCGCGGAAATCCGTATGATTTCCCGCATGTTCGCCAATGCCAATGCCGGCTGCATCGTTGAAGGCGTGGGGGGCATGAACCAGGGGACCAATGGTCTGCAGAACCATCGGCTTTACTCCATCCTGCAAGCTATCACCGGCAATGTCGAACGTCCTGGCGGATGGGTCACCTGTCCGATGATTCGCCTGGCCGACATGCGCCTGACCGATAAAATCGAAGGCAATGCCTTGGGATATGATGAATTTCCCGTATTTCATCAGTTCGGTAAAAATCCGCCCCCTTATGGGTCCTCATCCCTGATGTGCGATACCATGATCACGGGCAACCCTTACCCGATCAAGGCCTTCATCTGCTCGGGCGGCAACCCGGCCGTGACCTTTGCCGATACCAAGCGCTTCAACGCCGCCATGAAAAACCAGGACCTGATCGTGGTCATGGATCCCATGATGACCGAAACCGCCAACCTGGCCGACTATGTCCTGCCCGCCTGCACCTGCTTTGAAGAGACCGGCATAGGCGGATTCCCTTACGGTATCTCCTATTGCGAGCCTTGGATTATGCTGCGCAAAGCCGTGATCGAACCGCTGTATGAAAGCAAATCGATCTGGTGGATCTGGAGCGAACTGGGCCGCAAGATGGGATACGAGGAATACTTCCCGTGGAACTCGGACGAGGAAGTGGCCGAACACTTTTTCTCCACCTCCGGCATCACCATGCAGCAGTTGAAGGATAACCCGGAAGGCCTCTACTTCGGTAAAAAAGAGTACGGGTACCACGAGAAAAAAGGATTTTTCACTGCCAGCAAGAAGGTCGAGCTTTACTCGGATCGTATGGCCGAGTTGGGTGCCGATCCCATTCCCGTGCATGTCGAGCCCGAACAGAGCAAGGTCAGCAATCCGGAACTGGCCAAGGAATACCCGGAAGTCCTTAACACCGGCGCCCGAACCGTCGAATACATCGATGCCCAGATGCGCGATACCACCTTGCGCGTGGTCCGCCCTGAACCCGAGGCGGAAATCAACACGGCTACCGCCGACAAGTACAATATCTTCGATGGTGAATTGATCGGTATCGAAACCCCGCGCGGCAGCATCAAGATGCGCGCTTTGGTTACCCCGGACATTCTGCCCGGCGTCGTTAACGTCCCCCATGGCTGGGCCGATGCCAACTGCAACGTCCTTTTGGATGCCGAACTGCTCGACCCGGTCTCCGGTTACATCACCATGCGCGGTGTGGCTTGCCGGTTAGTTAAACTGTCCTAA
- a CDS encoding transporter, with amino-acid sequence MSKQIKRMVLAGGAALLFFLSVYSAEAATLGSHYPFGGEGVLAASVPPPGFHYRIYNTWYNPTTVKDDSGDKDDIDLDVFSTVHRFIHVTQKKILGADYFYNIIVPLVDKDLTLGTYTDSQSLALGDTCFEFFGLAWHKPRWDAAFALAVIAPTGEYALDKKASPGLGYWSGMLTLGGTVYLDAQRSWSLSALTRTLVHTEQDESDVTPGSEFVVEYGLGKEIPVTDKLLVRPGIAGCAYWQIEDDSDDGPGTVDDERKRAYALGAEINFFWLPPTLFQVNLRALREFGAKNTVQGSQFVLTLTKSW; translated from the coding sequence ATGAGCAAGCAAATCAAACGGATGGTTTTGGCTGGTGGAGCGGCACTGTTATTCTTTTTATCCGTATATTCCGCCGAGGCAGCCACCCTGGGGTCGCACTACCCGTTCGGCGGAGAGGGGGTGCTTGCCGCATCGGTGCCCCCGCCGGGATTTCATTACCGGATCTACAACACCTGGTATAACCCCACCACCGTGAAGGATGACAGTGGGGACAAAGATGACATCGACCTGGATGTCTTCTCCACCGTGCATCGCTTTATCCATGTCACCCAGAAGAAGATCCTCGGTGCCGATTATTTTTATAACATTATTGTTCCACTGGTGGACAAGGATCTTACCTTGGGGACTTACACGGATAGCCAGAGTTTGGCCCTGGGCGACACATGTTTCGAGTTTTTCGGCCTGGCCTGGCACAAGCCGCGCTGGGATGCGGCGTTCGCATTGGCCGTTATTGCACCGACGGGAGAATACGCCCTCGATAAAAAAGCATCACCTGGGCTGGGTTACTGGTCGGGAATGCTGACCCTGGGAGGCACGGTCTATCTCGACGCCCAGCGATCCTGGTCATTGAGCGCCCTGACGCGTACCCTGGTGCATACCGAGCAGGATGAAAGCGATGTCACTCCGGGCTCCGAATTTGTCGTTGAATACGGCCTGGGCAAGGAGATCCCCGTCACAGATAAATTGCTCGTCCGTCCGGGGATCGCCGGCTGCGCCTACTGGCAGATCGAGGATGACAGCGACGACGGCCCCGGTACGGTGGACGATGAGCGCAAACGGGCCTATGCCCTGGGGGCGGAGATCAACTTCTTCTGGCTGCCTCCGACCCTGTTTCAGGTCAATCTCAGGGCGCTGCGGGAATTCGGAGCCAAAAATACCGTTCAGGGGTCTCAGTTTGTCCTGACCCTGACCAAGTCGTGGTAA
- a CDS encoding GntR family transcriptional regulator translates to MTIKTSEAQHLSSTDFAYQSIQGLILSGKFIAGQRLIYANLEKMLGVSKTPIISALSRLERKGLVSYIKNRGYYVSDTHIKNPEQVAHSENQPTQGAPNGGAISLPLSNDPFAPTSLNSVVYRKIKKLIRTLKVAPGQKLVYSDLEKKFGVSKTPIINALSKLESEGYVYIKKNVGCYVKESQPDEINEVMEARTCLEVSNVDFVMQHLTQADLIHLETLQKRYRAHQTAIFDRTKLIANASFHLHLAQMGRNRFMVRYIRNLYEWLEFRVRLDVLPKERIIKSEDEHDQMIEALHRRDADLLKSLLKKHLTATTQYHVVGRSAG, encoded by the coding sequence ATGACAATAAAAACGTCTGAAGCACAACATCTTTCATCAACCGATTTCGCCTATCAAAGCATCCAGGGCTTAATTCTTTCCGGTAAATTCATAGCGGGTCAACGGCTGATATACGCCAATCTTGAAAAAATGCTCGGTGTCAGCAAAACACCCATCATCAGTGCCCTTTCCCGGCTTGAGCGCAAGGGACTGGTAAGCTATATCAAAAACCGCGGCTACTATGTCTCGGATACCCACATTAAAAATCCTGAACAGGTGGCACACTCAGAAAACCAGCCCACGCAAGGGGCCCCTAACGGGGGAGCGATCTCACTGCCCCTATCAAATGATCCGTTTGCACCGACGTCGTTGAATTCCGTGGTTTATCGAAAAATCAAGAAGTTGATTCGAACCCTGAAGGTCGCACCGGGCCAGAAACTGGTTTACAGCGATCTTGAAAAAAAATTCGGTGTCAGCAAAACACCCATTATCAACGCCCTTTCCAAGCTGGAAAGCGAAGGATATGTTTATATCAAAAAAAACGTGGGGTGTTATGTAAAGGAGAGCCAACCGGATGAAATCAATGAGGTGATGGAGGCACGCACCTGCCTTGAGGTATCAAATGTCGATTTTGTGATGCAGCATCTGACCCAGGCCGATCTGATCCATCTGGAGACCCTTCAGAAACGCTATCGCGCCCATCAAACGGCCATATTCGATCGTACCAAACTAATTGCCAACGCCAGCTTTCATTTGCACCTGGCCCAAATGGGACGGAACCGGTTCATGGTCCGGTACATTCGGAACCTTTATGAATGGCTCGAATTCAGGGTGCGCCTGGATGTGCTTCCCAAAGAAAGGATCATCAAATCCGAAGATGAGCACGACCAAATGATCGAAGCGCTGCACCGGCGAGATGCCGACCTTTTGAAATCGTTACTTAAGAAACACCTGACGGCGACGACCCAATATCATGTGGTGGGCCGCTCCGCCGGTTGA
- a CDS encoding methyl-accepting chemotaxis protein, giving the protein MQSELLGFLDTLVENVTKDIERLKGTPNESIARQARETNLTVKNLVLEFIENVNQRNALNQRIMADIEKIDHGIEALVLKSSNDVFNKIKFYFSMMIGVILIVSGIGILVNFILAKTISGSLNRLNFLVKDLAEGEGDLTKRIHINSQDETGELGKWVDLFIEKLQNILKEIKSNADSLNHSSSELTTISQQMNQGAQSVSDRADSVASAAEEMSANMNSVAAASEQASTNVSMVAAASEEMASTVKEIARNAEKARTVTNDAVNKANGATANINTLGQSADQISKVTEVITEISEQTNLLALNATIEAARAGEAGKGFAVVANEIKELAKQTALATQEIKSKIDGIQQSSSNTVKEIKTISEVINEVDLIVSTIATAVEEQSSSTEEIAGNVAQASEGITEVNENVAQSSTVSVQIAEEIASVNQSSGMLANSSSQVTMSAETLADLSKKLHQTVGRFKL; this is encoded by the coding sequence TTGCAGAGCGAACTTCTCGGTTTCCTAGACACCTTGGTGGAAAATGTCACCAAGGATATCGAACGCCTCAAAGGGACACCAAACGAATCGATCGCCCGACAGGCCAGGGAGACAAACCTGACCGTTAAAAATCTGGTGCTGGAATTCATCGAAAACGTCAATCAACGGAATGCGCTCAACCAGCGCATCATGGCGGATATCGAAAAGATCGATCACGGTATCGAAGCGCTGGTGCTGAAAAGCAGCAATGATGTCTTCAACAAAATAAAATTTTATTTTTCCATGATGATCGGTGTGATTTTGATTGTTTCGGGGATTGGCATTCTGGTTAATTTTATTCTAGCCAAAACCATCTCCGGATCGTTGAACCGACTCAATTTCCTGGTTAAGGATCTGGCCGAAGGGGAAGGCGATCTGACAAAACGGATCCATATCAACAGCCAGGACGAGACGGGCGAGTTGGGAAAATGGGTCGATCTTTTTATCGAAAAACTTCAAAATATTCTCAAAGAGATAAAATCAAATGCCGACTCGCTCAATCATTCTTCTTCTGAATTGACAACCATCTCCCAACAAATGAATCAAGGCGCCCAATCCGTTTCTGACAGGGCCGATAGTGTTGCCTCGGCGGCCGAGGAGATGAGCGCCAATATGAATTCCGTCGCGGCCGCCAGCGAACAGGCCTCCACCAATGTTTCCATGGTTGCCGCTGCTTCTGAAGAGATGGCCAGCACGGTCAAGGAAATCGCCAGAAACGCGGAAAAAGCACGTACCGTTACCAACGATGCGGTCAATAAGGCCAACGGCGCCACGGCAAATATCAACACACTGGGCCAGTCCGCCGACCAGATCAGTAAGGTTACCGAAGTCATCACCGAGATATCCGAGCAGACCAATCTGCTGGCCTTAAACGCCACCATTGAAGCGGCCCGTGCCGGTGAAGCTGGCAAGGGATTTGCCGTGGTGGCCAATGAAATCAAGGAACTGGCCAAGCAGACCGCCCTGGCGACCCAGGAAATCAAATCCAAGATCGATGGCATTCAGCAATCGTCATCAAATACTGTAAAAGAGATTAAAACCATTTCAGAAGTGATCAACGAAGTCGATCTGATTGTCTCAACCATTGCCACCGCAGTGGAGGAGCAATCATCATCGACGGAGGAAATCGCCGGCAATGTGGCCCAGGCATCTGAGGGAATCACCGAGGTCAATGAGAATGTAGCCCAGAGTTCTACGGTATCCGTACAGATCGCAGAGGAGATCGCCAGCGTTAATCAATCCTCCGGCATGCTCGCCAACAGCAGCTCCCAGGTCACCATGAGTGCCGAGACGCTCGCCGATCTGTCGAAAAAGCTCCATCAGACCGTTGGCCGATTTAAATTGTAA
- a CDS encoding sigma-70 family RNA polymerase sigma factor, giving the protein MGTVETIISDRESRLVRKIAKEVYMTFCPAGKSGSLSRDDLYHYGIIGLLEAKRSFNPDRKVPWLVFAAYRVKGAMIDQIRREPMVKLPQLVQKKVKILQDTRDAMLKEGQPVDVKTLAERLTWPVEEVLKVENLSIQIVPTNPNNQNDENDGIHPGKELVDPHPNPEIAVIKKAIAVSVRYCLDKLSSPEDRLIILGRILEGLKLREIGESLGVSAERVRQRQVKIQNEMKQCMQRQGWSHEETAGVAD; this is encoded by the coding sequence ATGGGTACAGTTGAAACAATAATCTCGGACAGGGAAAGCAGGCTTGTGCGGAAAATCGCCAAGGAGGTTTACATGACCTTCTGCCCGGCAGGAAAAAGCGGATCCCTTTCCCGGGACGATCTCTATCATTACGGAATCATCGGCCTATTGGAGGCGAAGCGTTCTTTCAATCCTGATCGAAAAGTACCTTGGCTCGTTTTCGCCGCCTATCGGGTCAAGGGCGCGATGATCGATCAAATTCGACGTGAACCAATGGTTAAATTACCGCAGCTGGTACAAAAAAAAGTGAAAATCCTCCAAGACACACGTGACGCGATGTTGAAAGAGGGCCAACCGGTGGACGTCAAAACACTGGCGGAAAGGTTAACCTGGCCAGTTGAAGAAGTTCTTAAAGTCGAGAACCTTTCTATCCAAATTGTTCCCACAAACCCCAACAATCAGAACGATGAGAACGATGGTATTCATCCCGGCAAGGAACTGGTTGACCCGCATCCAAATCCTGAAATCGCCGTGATCAAAAAAGCTATCGCTGTTTCTGTCCGGTATTGTCTGGACAAGTTATCCTCCCCCGAGGATCGGTTGATCATCTTGGGAAGAATCCTTGAGGGATTGAAATTGCGTGAAATTGGCGAAAGCCTCGGTGTTTCAGCTGAACGGGTAAGACAACGCCAGGTAAAAATACAAAATGAAATGAAACAATGTATGCAACGTCAAGGCTGGTCTCATGAGGAAACAGCAGGCGTTGCTGACTGA